A single window of Anser cygnoides isolate HZ-2024a breed goose chromosome 12, Taihu_goose_T2T_genome, whole genome shotgun sequence DNA harbors:
- the POP4 gene encoding ribonuclease P protein subunit p29 isoform X1, whose product MRTPEAAWRIKAAAGGRRSRLQAVRARGHVSGLRPAPPPWRPQRSEEAKAFVSAFLKRSMPKMKDEAIQDVLSRKAVILEHYARKRKKQKRKKPKSFTAKQRREMRLFEIEPEQQRYAIFLPLHELWKQYIRDLCYGLKPDAQPQMVQAKLLKADLHGAIVTVTKSKCPSYVGITGIILQEFKHVFKIITRDDKVKVVPKLNNVFSLEIDGFISYIYGSKFQFRASERSAKKFKLKGTIDL is encoded by the exons ATGCGCACCCCGGAAGCCGCCTGGCGGATAAaagcggcggcgggcgggcgccgATCCCGGCTGCAGGCTGTGCGCGCGCGCGGGCACGTCAGCGGCCtgcgcccggcgccgccgccatggAGG CCTCAGAGGTCAGAAGAGGCTAAAGCCTTTGTAAGCGCCTTCCTGAAGCGTAGCATgccaaaaatgaaagatgaagctATCCAGGATGTGTTATCTCGGAAAGCCGTAATTCTGGAGCATTatgccagaaaaagaaaaaagcaaaagaggaagaaacctAAAAGCTTTACTGCAAAGCAGAGGCGAGAAATGCGTCTTTTTGAAATCGAACCTGAACAGCAGAG ATATGCAATCTTTTTACCACTGCATGAACTGTGGAAACAGTACATCAGAGACCTATGCTATGGACTTAAACCAGATGC GCAACCACAGATGGTTCAGGCCAAACTGCTAAAAGCTGATCTCCATGGAGCTATTGTTACAG TCACAAAATCAAAATGCCCCTCTTATGTTGGGATAACAGGAATCATTCTACAGGAATTTAAACATGTCTTCAAAATTATCACTAGAGATGACAAAGTAAAAG ttgttCCCAAACTTAACAATGTATTTAGCTTGGAGATTGATGGATTCATTTCCTACATTTATGGAAGCAAGTTCCAGTTCAGAGCAAGTGAGCGATCTGCAAAGAAGTTCAAGCTAAAAGGAACTATTGACCTATGA
- the POP4 gene encoding ribonuclease P protein subunit p29 isoform X2 → MEGALYGGLPRQATEELCLQPQRSEEAKAFVSAFLKRSMPKMKDEAIQDVLSRKAVILEHYARKRKKQKRKKPKSFTAKQRREMRLFEIEPEQQRYAIFLPLHELWKQYIRDLCYGLKPDAQPQMVQAKLLKADLHGAIVTVTKSKCPSYVGITGIILQEFKHVFKIITRDDKVKVVPKLNNVFSLEIDGFISYIYGSKFQFRASERSAKKFKLKGTIDL, encoded by the exons atggAGG GTGCGCTGTACGGCGGGCTGCCGCGCCAGGCGACggaggagctgtgcttgcag CCTCAGAGGTCAGAAGAGGCTAAAGCCTTTGTAAGCGCCTTCCTGAAGCGTAGCATgccaaaaatgaaagatgaagctATCCAGGATGTGTTATCTCGGAAAGCCGTAATTCTGGAGCATTatgccagaaaaagaaaaaagcaaaagaggaagaaacctAAAAGCTTTACTGCAAAGCAGAGGCGAGAAATGCGTCTTTTTGAAATCGAACCTGAACAGCAGAG ATATGCAATCTTTTTACCACTGCATGAACTGTGGAAACAGTACATCAGAGACCTATGCTATGGACTTAAACCAGATGC GCAACCACAGATGGTTCAGGCCAAACTGCTAAAAGCTGATCTCCATGGAGCTATTGTTACAG TCACAAAATCAAAATGCCCCTCTTATGTTGGGATAACAGGAATCATTCTACAGGAATTTAAACATGTCTTCAAAATTATCACTAGAGATGACAAAGTAAAAG ttgttCCCAAACTTAACAATGTATTTAGCTTGGAGATTGATGGATTCATTTCCTACATTTATGGAAGCAAGTTCCAGTTCAGAGCAAGTGAGCGATCTGCAAAGAAGTTCAAGCTAAAAGGAACTATTGACCTATGA